From Paenibacillus polymyxa, the proteins below share one genomic window:
- a CDS encoding histidine phosphatase family protein, whose protein sequence is MRLYIIRHADPDYPNNTITPEGHLEAKALAKRLSSHGLDRIYVSPLGRALDTMRYTADSLGMTYEVEDWTQELALKLEDTPYGRLSHWDLPGEVIRSGSPLPTHDSWKDISYYQGTQSPETFERLKVHSDEFLKRQGFERVEGRYRILKHTEDRVAVFCHGGFGLTWLAHLLELPLALVWSGFWMPPSSVTTILFDERSKEWAVPRCIGFGDVSHLYAEGLPVRPRGIITNFN, encoded by the coding sequence ATGAGATTGTATATTATCCGACATGCAGACCCTGATTACCCTAACAACACCATCACGCCGGAGGGACATTTGGAAGCCAAGGCACTGGCCAAACGACTGTCCAGTCACGGATTGGACCGTATTTACGTCTCTCCTTTGGGACGGGCCTTGGATACGATGCGGTACACCGCCGACTCTCTCGGTATGACTTATGAAGTGGAGGACTGGACGCAGGAGCTGGCTCTAAAGCTGGAGGATACTCCATACGGTCGTCTTTCCCATTGGGATTTGCCTGGTGAAGTGATTCGTTCCGGGTCGCCTCTGCCGACTCATGATTCTTGGAAGGACATTTCCTATTATCAGGGGACACAAAGTCCTGAAACCTTCGAGCGACTGAAAGTTCATTCTGATGAATTTTTGAAGCGGCAAGGCTTTGAGCGGGTCGAGGGCAGGTACCGAATTCTGAAGCACACGGAAGACAGGGTAGCCGTATTTTGTCATGGCGGCTTCGGGCTAACCTGGCTTGCACATCTGTTGGAACTACCGTTGGCTTTGGTCTGGTCCGGTTTTTGGATGCCGCCTAGCTCCGTAACCACCATCTTGTTTGATGAACGCTCCAAGGAATGGGCAGTTCCCCGTTGCATTGGCTTCGGTGATGTCTCCCATCTGTACGCAGAAGGTTTGCCAGTCAGACCTCGGGGTATTATCACCAACTTCAATTAA
- the mscL gene encoding large conductance mechanosensitive channel protein MscL, with translation MSGKGFIKEFKEFAVRGNVIDLAVGVIIGGAFGKIVTSVVNDIIMPPIGKLLGGMNFPDLYVALQAADPLNADGTRKTLAQAKEAGIAVLAYGQFINVLLDFLIVAFCVFMLVKGINMLKRKEEEKPPQEKTIKECPHCLSEIPIAATRCAHCTSKLEGFVEAR, from the coding sequence ATGAGTGGAAAAGGTTTTATTAAAGAATTTAAAGAATTCGCTGTACGGGGTAACGTGATTGACCTCGCAGTCGGTGTTATCATTGGTGGAGCGTTTGGCAAGATTGTTACTTCTGTGGTAAACGATATTATTATGCCTCCGATTGGTAAACTTCTGGGCGGTATGAATTTTCCAGACTTATATGTAGCTTTACAAGCTGCCGACCCTCTAAATGCTGACGGTACACGCAAGACTTTGGCACAAGCCAAGGAAGCAGGGATTGCGGTCCTTGCCTATGGTCAGTTTATTAATGTCCTGCTAGATTTCCTCATCGTGGCCTTCTGTGTGTTCATGCTGGTCAAAGGGATTAACATGCTGAAGCGCAAAGAGGAAGAAAAACCTCCTCAGGAAAAAACAATTAAGGAATGTCCACATTGCCTGTCCGAAATCCCTATAGCTGCTACCCGCTGTGCACATTGCACTTCCAAGCTAGAGGGATTCGTTGAAGCACGCTGA